Proteins from a genomic interval of Paenibacillus lentus:
- a CDS encoding HAD family hydrolase → MTIKAVCFDLDDTLLWDERSVHEAFRETCLKAQAAVGTNPEKLEEAVRKEARALYESYETFPFTKMIGINPFEGLWAHFSAGEQPEFRKLERLAPGYRKESWRLGLLALGVDNEELAAELAEQFGQERRSRPHVYEETFQVLKELKGQVKLLLLTNGCPALQREKLDGVPDLAPYFDEIIISGAFGKGKPDPSIFQHALERLGVEAKEAIMVGDKLTTDIIGSLGVGMTAVWINRVGHMRDDEIVPDYEIKHLSELHDIVAAINQN, encoded by the coding sequence ATGACAATCAAAGCGGTATGTTTCGATTTGGACGATACGTTGTTATGGGACGAGCGTAGCGTGCATGAGGCATTTAGAGAAACGTGCTTAAAGGCACAAGCGGCGGTAGGTACGAATCCTGAGAAGTTGGAAGAGGCAGTTCGCAAGGAAGCTAGAGCGTTATATGAATCATATGAGACTTTTCCATTCACAAAAATGATTGGGATCAATCCATTCGAGGGCCTGTGGGCCCATTTCTCGGCTGGCGAGCAGCCTGAATTTCGCAAACTAGAGCGGTTGGCTCCGGGATACCGCAAGGAGTCCTGGCGTCTAGGTTTGCTTGCTTTAGGCGTTGATAACGAAGAACTGGCAGCTGAGCTTGCTGAACAGTTTGGCCAAGAACGTCGCTCCCGTCCGCATGTATACGAGGAGACATTTCAGGTGCTGAAGGAGCTTAAAGGGCAAGTAAAGTTGCTGCTTCTTACCAATGGCTGCCCGGCATTACAGCGGGAGAAGCTGGATGGTGTTCCAGATCTAGCCCCATATTTTGACGAAATTATAATTTCCGGGGCGTTCGGCAAAGGCAAACCGGATCCGTCGATCTTCCAGCATGCGCTGGAGCGGCTTGGCGTTGAAGCGAAGGAAGCGATCATGGTAGGGGACAAGCTCACTACAGACATCATTGGTTCGCTTGGCGTGGGCATGACAGCGGTGTGGATCAACCGTGTTGGTCACATGCGGGACGATGAAATTGTTCCAGACTACGAAATCAAACATTTATCCGAGCTTCATGATATTGTGGCTGCAATTAACCAGAACTAA
- a CDS encoding cupin domain-containing protein, translated as MAEIRIRNTNEIISGDDNVRKFLSRYEVIYEHWDVGKLPAQLQDNFTLSDEQKSEILNTFEAEIQDLVARRGYRTWDVITLSEATPNIEELLAKFEQIHTHTEDEIRVIISGAGTFIIKGDDETGYFDVNLVPGDLISVPENTAHFFTLTDERKVVAVRLFVEENGWIAHPYDDPTFQKS; from the coding sequence ATGGCGGAAATCAGAATAAGAAACACGAACGAAATTATTTCCGGTGACGACAATGTTCGGAAATTCCTGAGCCGATACGAAGTGATCTATGAACACTGGGACGTGGGTAAACTCCCTGCTCAGCTTCAAGACAATTTCACTTTATCCGATGAACAAAAGAGCGAAATTCTGAATACCTTTGAAGCAGAAATTCAAGATTTGGTCGCACGACGCGGTTATCGCACGTGGGATGTCATTACTTTGAGCGAGGCGACGCCAAATATCGAGGAACTCCTTGCTAAATTTGAGCAGATTCATACGCATACAGAAGACGAAATCCGCGTCATCATCTCTGGAGCAGGAACCTTTATCATTAAAGGCGATGATGAAACAGGTTATTTTGACGTTAATCTCGTACCTGGCGATCTGATCTCGGTGCCTGAAAATACGGCTCATTTCTTCACATTGACCGATGAGCGTAAGGTCGTAGCTGTCCGCCTTTTTGTGGAGGAGAATGGTTGGATTGCTCACCCATACGATGATCCTACCTTCCAGAAATCCTAG
- the metH gene encoding methionine synthase, which translates to MSKPSLESRMKERILILDGAMGTMIQQEDLSPVDFGGEELDGCNEMLVLTRPDVIQRIHEKYLEAGADLISTNTFGATSVVLAEYDIQDKSREINLAAARLAIAAAEKYSTPDHPRYVVGALGPTTKTLSVTGGVTFDELVDSYEEQALALVEAGVDVLLLETSQDTLNVKAGSIGITRAYEATGKKLPLMISGTIEPMGTTLAGQNIEAFYISLEHLKPISFGLNCATGPEFMRDHIRTLSDMSSAGVSCYPNAGLPDENGKYHESPESLARKMGAFAEQGWLNIAGGCCGTTPEHIAALVETLRQYAPRELNGKHPAAVSGIETVYLEEDNRPIMIGERTNISGSRKFKRLIKEGKFDEASEIARSQVKGGAMVIDINLQDTDIDEAYAVENFYPMVTKKIKAPIMIDSTYDHIIELALKYSQGKAIINSINLEDGETKFEQIVPLIHRYGAAVVCILIDERGQAVSREAKMEVATRAYELLVHKYGLQPEDIIFDPNMFPVGSGDPQYIGSAVETIEGIRMIKEKYPRAKTILGLSNISFGLPDAGREVLNSVYLYHCTKAGLDYAIVNTEKLERYASISEEDRRLAEELIFNTNDETLAAFVAAFRDKKVEKKVKADSLTLEERLASYVVEGSKEGLIPDLEEALKKYSPLDIINGPLMAGMEEVGRLFNNNELIVAEVLQSAEVMKASVAFLEPFMEKDESSVKGKILLATVKGDVHDIGKNLVEIILSNNGYQIINLGIKVPPERIIEAYREEKPDAIGLSGLLVKSAQQMVLTAQDLRNAGIEVPILVGGAALTRKFTKTRIRPEYDGMVIYAKDAMDGLDLANKLMDPAKREEMQAAMEAEKEAEANVAVAVKELPKLTRVERSNISTDAPVFSPPDLERHILRNYPISHIIPYINMQMLLGHHLGLRGSVEQLLAKEDPKAVQLKETVDQILYEAVTDGIIQAQAMYQFFPAQSSGNEIIIYDPEDHSKVLKTFDFPRQRVEPYLCLADFLKSVDSGVMDYVGFLVVSAGQGIRDRSEQLKEKGDYLRSHALQSVALEVAEGLAERVHHMMRDTWGFPDPQDMTMKQRLGARYQGIRVSFGYPACPDLEYQGPLFELLKPEDIGVELTEGFMMEPEASVSAMVFAHPQAQYFNVDKA; encoded by the coding sequence ATGAGTAAGCCTAGCTTAGAGTCCAGAATGAAAGAACGAATATTGATCCTCGACGGTGCCATGGGTACTATGATTCAGCAGGAGGATTTATCACCAGTCGATTTTGGCGGTGAAGAGCTGGACGGCTGTAATGAGATGCTCGTGCTCACCCGTCCTGACGTGATCCAGAGGATTCACGAAAAGTATTTGGAAGCTGGCGCCGATTTAATTTCAACAAATACGTTCGGTGCGACTTCCGTTGTACTGGCCGAATACGATATACAAGATAAATCGCGTGAAATCAACTTGGCGGCTGCCCGCTTGGCGATTGCCGCTGCCGAAAAGTACAGTACGCCAGACCATCCGAGATATGTTGTCGGGGCTTTGGGTCCAACGACAAAAACTTTATCGGTCACAGGAGGCGTCACATTTGATGAGTTGGTCGATAGCTATGAGGAACAGGCGCTTGCACTAGTGGAGGCAGGGGTCGATGTTTTGCTGCTGGAGACGTCGCAGGATACGCTAAACGTGAAGGCGGGCAGTATCGGTATTACCCGCGCGTACGAAGCAACGGGCAAGAAGTTGCCGCTGATGATTTCGGGCACAATTGAGCCAATGGGCACGACGCTTGCGGGACAGAATATTGAGGCTTTCTACATCTCGCTGGAGCATTTGAAGCCGATTTCCTTCGGCTTGAACTGCGCTACAGGTCCTGAGTTTATGCGGGATCACATTCGTACTTTATCCGATATGTCCAGTGCAGGGGTAAGCTGTTATCCGAATGCGGGGCTGCCTGATGAGAACGGTAAGTACCATGAGTCGCCGGAATCACTGGCAAGGAAAATGGGTGCTTTTGCCGAGCAAGGCTGGCTGAACATCGCTGGAGGTTGCTGTGGCACAACGCCAGAGCATATTGCCGCGCTTGTTGAGACGTTGAGACAGTATGCCCCGCGTGAACTTAACGGAAAACACCCCGCTGCCGTGTCCGGTATTGAGACGGTATATCTCGAGGAAGATAATCGTCCGATTATGATCGGTGAGCGGACAAATATTTCCGGTTCGCGAAAATTCAAACGCCTAATTAAGGAAGGAAAGTTCGATGAGGCATCGGAAATTGCTCGCTCGCAAGTGAAGGGCGGAGCGATGGTCATCGATATTAACCTACAGGATACGGATATTGACGAAGCCTATGCAGTGGAAAATTTCTATCCTATGGTTACAAAAAAAATCAAAGCGCCGATAATGATTGATTCCACCTATGATCATATTATAGAGCTGGCGCTCAAATATTCCCAAGGCAAGGCGATTATTAACTCCATTAACCTTGAGGATGGGGAGACGAAATTCGAGCAGATCGTTCCGCTGATTCATCGATACGGCGCTGCCGTCGTCTGTATTTTGATTGATGAGCGCGGACAAGCGGTATCCCGTGAGGCGAAGATGGAGGTGGCTACCCGGGCCTATGAGTTGCTTGTTCATAAATACGGGTTACAGCCGGAGGATATTATATTTGATCCGAATATGTTCCCGGTCGGCTCTGGAGATCCTCAGTATATCGGGTCTGCAGTGGAGACCATTGAAGGGATTCGCATGATCAAGGAGAAATACCCGAGAGCTAAGACGATTCTTGGTCTGAGCAATATCTCCTTCGGGTTGCCTGATGCTGGCCGCGAGGTGCTGAACTCTGTCTATTTGTACCACTGTACAAAAGCGGGCCTCGATTACGCGATCGTCAATACGGAGAAGCTGGAGCGTTACGCATCGATCTCGGAAGAAGACCGCCGCTTAGCGGAGGAACTTATTTTTAATACGAATGATGAGACGCTCGCCGCGTTTGTCGCCGCTTTTCGGGACAAAAAAGTGGAGAAGAAGGTAAAGGCGGATTCTCTCACTCTGGAGGAGCGGCTCGCCAGTTATGTTGTGGAAGGCAGCAAGGAAGGCTTGATACCAGATTTGGAGGAGGCTCTTAAGAAATACAGCCCCTTAGATATTATTAACGGTCCTTTAATGGCAGGGATGGAAGAAGTCGGCCGTCTGTTCAATAACAATGAGCTGATCGTTGCAGAGGTTCTGCAAAGCGCTGAAGTGATGAAGGCATCGGTGGCTTTCCTGGAGCCGTTTATGGAAAAAGACGAGTCCTCCGTTAAAGGTAAAATCTTGCTCGCCACGGTAAAAGGCGATGTTCATGATATTGGGAAGAATCTGGTGGAGATCATTTTATCCAACAATGGTTATCAAATCATTAATTTGGGTATAAAAGTACCACCGGAGCGTATTATTGAGGCTTATCGTGAAGAAAAGCCCGATGCGATCGGTTTATCCGGTCTGCTTGTGAAGTCCGCACAGCAAATGGTTTTAACCGCTCAAGATTTGCGAAACGCAGGAATTGAGGTGCCGATTCTCGTCGGAGGAGCTGCCTTAACTCGCAAATTTACGAAGACGCGGATTCGCCCGGAGTATGACGGTATGGTAATTTATGCCAAAGATGCGATGGATGGGCTGGATTTAGCAAACAAGCTGATGGATCCAGCGAAAAGAGAAGAGATGCAAGCTGCAATGGAAGCGGAGAAAGAGGCTGAGGCCAATGTGGCAGTGGCGGTTAAAGAGCTGCCGAAGCTGACTCGCGTAGAACGCTCCAACATTTCTACCGATGCGCCCGTGTTTAGTCCGCCGGACTTGGAGCGGCATATTCTGCGCAACTATCCGATAAGCCACATTATTCCATATATCAACATGCAGATGCTGCTTGGACATCATTTAGGACTTCGGGGCTCTGTCGAGCAGCTGCTGGCCAAAGAGGATCCAAAGGCTGTGCAACTGAAGGAAACTGTCGATCAGATTTTATATGAAGCAGTTACAGACGGCATTATTCAGGCACAGGCCATGTATCAATTTTTCCCGGCACAATCCTCTGGAAATGAGATCATTATTTATGATCCAGAGGATCATTCCAAGGTACTAAAGACGTTTGATTTCCCGCGTCAACGCGTTGAGCCTTACCTATGCCTGGCGGACTTCTTAAAATCCGTCGATAGCGGCGTTATGGATTATGTTGGTTTCCTCGTGGTGAGTGCTGGTCAAGGAATTCGCGACCGTTCGGAGCAACTGAAGGAAAAGGGCGATTATCTTCGCTCTCATGCTCTGCAGTCCGTAGCTCTGGAAGTCGCAGAAGGCCTTGCAGAACGCGTTCACCATATGATGCGCGATACATGGGGCTTCCCTGATCCGCAAGATATGACGATGAAGCAGCGCTTAGGCGCACGCTATCAGGGAATTCGTGTATCCTTTGGTTATCCGGCTTGTCCTGATCTGGAATATCAGGGGCCACTCTTTGAATTGTTGAAGCCGGAGGATATTGGCGTTGAGCTGACAGAAGGCTTTATGATGGAGCCTGAAGCTTCGGTATCTGCCATGGTATTTGCTCATCCACAGGCGCAATACTTTAACGTTGATAAAGCCTAG
- the rnz gene encoding ribonuclease Z yields the protein MELYFLGTNAGVPSLERNVTSVALRMLEERRTFWLFDCGEGTQHQILRSPLKLSKLEKIFITHLHGDHLFGLPGLISSRAYQGGEDPLTIYGPVGLKQYIRTCLELSESHISYILDIVEHEGGLLFEDESFRVEASQLEHRVTSYGYRVTEKDLPGKLDTAVLESYGIRPGPLYGKLKRGQSVVAPDGRILHASAVQGKPKKGRIVTILGDTRPCESVLTLARNADVLVHESTFLHELKDTAHTYYHSTSRQAAEAAQQAGAKQLYLTHLSSRYKYEEQLIEMEQEARALFPNSIIAREHVLYDVERTVY from the coding sequence ATGGAGCTATATTTCTTGGGAACTAATGCAGGCGTTCCTTCGTTAGAGCGTAATGTCACTTCAGTGGCGCTCCGCATGCTTGAAGAACGCCGGACGTTCTGGTTGTTCGATTGCGGAGAAGGAACTCAGCATCAGATCCTTCGTTCTCCTCTCAAGCTTAGCAAGTTAGAGAAGATATTTATTACGCATTTGCATGGCGATCATTTATTTGGTTTGCCTGGGCTGATATCCAGCCGTGCTTATCAAGGTGGGGAGGATCCACTTACAATATACGGCCCGGTCGGATTGAAGCAGTACATTCGTACTTGTCTGGAGCTTAGCGAATCACACATCAGTTATATTTTAGATATTGTCGAGCACGAAGGTGGACTTCTTTTTGAAGATGAATCATTTCGTGTGGAGGCTTCGCAGTTGGAGCATCGGGTGACCAGTTATGGGTATCGGGTGACGGAAAAAGATTTGCCGGGCAAGCTCGATACGGCCGTGTTGGAGAGCTATGGCATTCGTCCTGGCCCGCTCTATGGTAAATTAAAACGGGGCCAGAGTGTTGTAGCACCGGACGGGCGGATACTCCACGCATCCGCGGTACAAGGCAAGCCAAAGAAAGGTAGAATCGTTACCATTCTTGGGGATACTCGGCCGTGCGAGTCCGTGCTTACATTAGCGCGAAATGCCGATGTGCTGGTGCATGAATCCACATTTCTTCATGAGCTGAAGGATACGGCGCATACATACTATCACAGTACGTCTCGCCAAGCGGCTGAGGCTGCTCAGCAAGCGGGAGCAAAGCAGCTGTACTTAACGCATCTAAGCTCCCGATACAAATATGAAGAGCAGTTGATAGAGATGGAGCAAGAAGCGCGGGCTCTTTTTCCGAATTCCATCATTGCGCGTGAGCATGTCTTGTACGATGTGGAACGGACAGTTTATTAA
- a CDS encoding Gfo/Idh/MocA family protein has product MRKIPFVLHGFGTIAKTHIVALRTLPVIKKLPFVPVLDTLVTRHPDLHKEQAFAMGFEHITDSIAEAVNRKSVAAVSVCTPNALHPDSIRAAGEAGKAIYCEKPIADNYHDAKQAVAGFPTHLTAQVALMFRYHPAVQRTTELLRQESIGPILQCKISYLRSGYLDQERPFSWRVSSDLSGGGAITDIGVHALDLICHWFGDLSRIDGITETFVNERSTEPGSEYKVAIEVDDWAALNYETVTGVRGMVEVSRIAWGSDAFTVQIVGTRGSITMDLEKDTYPKVQLLRGALSHCPEPAGMKLLPDAKATMGVFVDSHFAALHHFMLRLYGNDEFEGLAPTLADALRVERYVDQVRMKIKE; this is encoded by the coding sequence ATGAGGAAAATTCCATTTGTTTTGCATGGCTTTGGTACAATTGCTAAGACGCATATCGTCGCGCTGCGGACGCTGCCTGTTATCAAGAAGCTTCCGTTTGTACCTGTCCTGGATACGCTTGTCACTCGACATCCAGATCTACATAAAGAACAGGCTTTTGCGATGGGCTTTGAACATATTACAGATAGCATTGCGGAAGCAGTTAATCGAAAATCGGTTGCTGCGGTGAGTGTGTGTACTCCTAACGCTCTTCATCCTGACAGCATTCGTGCGGCAGGGGAAGCGGGCAAGGCGATTTATTGCGAAAAACCAATTGCCGATAATTATCATGATGCCAAGCAAGCCGTTGCTGGATTTCCTACACACTTAACAGCGCAGGTTGCGCTAATGTTCCGCTATCACCCTGCGGTTCAGCGAACGACAGAGCTGCTTCGTCAGGAGAGCATCGGCCCAATCCTACAGTGTAAAATATCTTACCTTCGCTCTGGCTATTTAGATCAGGAACGTCCCTTCAGCTGGCGGGTCAGCAGTGATCTATCCGGTGGCGGGGCCATTACGGATATTGGAGTACATGCGCTTGACCTTATTTGTCATTGGTTTGGAGATTTATCTCGCATTGACGGGATAACTGAGACATTTGTGAATGAGCGCAGCACAGAGCCGGGAAGTGAATACAAGGTAGCCATCGAAGTGGATGATTGGGCTGCTTTAAATTATGAGACGGTTACAGGTGTTCGTGGTATGGTGGAAGTATCACGCATAGCATGGGGAAGTGATGCTTTTACCGTTCAAATTGTGGGAACCCGGGGAAGCATTACTATGGACTTGGAGAAGGACACTTATCCAAAGGTACAACTACTTCGAGGTGCATTGAGCCATTGTCCTGAGCCTGCAGGTATGAAGTTGCTTCCGGATGCCAAGGCCACGATGGGTGTATTTGTGGACTCTCATTTTGCAGCATTACATCATTTCATGCTCAGACTTTACGGTAATGATGAATTTGAAGGGCTGGCCCCTACGTTAGCCGATGCATTGCGAGTAGAGAGATATGTGGATCAAGTTCGGATGAAGATAAAGGAGTGA
- a CDS encoding TIGR01457 family HAD-type hydrolase, producing the protein MPKWKAYLIDLDGTMYHGNRMIPGADQLINAMKCSQIPYLFVTNNSSRTPSDVAEHLQQMGIPAQAEDVCTSAVAAAEYIASLQPGAKVAPIGEYGLTEALKQAGLTIDTDEPEYVVQGIDRGFTYDKLAQAARWIASGARYILTNPDLQLPGQEGIMPGAGTISAAIVAASSVEPVIIGKPSNILMKHAMERLGVRPDATAVIGDNMLTDISAGAHAGCGTILTLTGVTNRTNLPGLMEKTGVTPDTICEDLTEVQSLIVNSLESAT; encoded by the coding sequence TTGCCTAAGTGGAAAGCTTATTTGATCGATCTGGACGGCACTATGTATCATGGCAACCGTATGATTCCTGGGGCCGACCAATTAATTAATGCTATGAAGTGTAGTCAAATTCCGTACTTATTCGTAACCAATAACTCTTCGAGGACGCCTAGTGATGTGGCAGAACATCTGCAGCAAATGGGGATACCCGCACAAGCGGAGGATGTATGCACCTCTGCTGTTGCAGCTGCAGAATACATTGCAAGTCTGCAGCCAGGTGCAAAGGTAGCACCGATTGGTGAATACGGCTTGACTGAGGCGCTCAAACAGGCTGGATTAACGATTGATACGGATGAACCCGAATATGTGGTGCAAGGCATTGATCGTGGTTTCACCTATGATAAGCTTGCGCAGGCTGCGAGATGGATCGCAAGCGGTGCACGATATATATTGACGAATCCGGATCTGCAGTTACCGGGACAGGAGGGAATTATGCCTGGAGCTGGTACGATTTCAGCTGCGATCGTAGCGGCTTCAAGCGTCGAGCCTGTGATCATTGGCAAGCCATCGAACATTTTAATGAAGCATGCCATGGAACGCTTAGGTGTACGACCTGATGCGACTGCGGTAATTGGGGATAATATGCTTACGGACATTTCGGCAGGCGCTCATGCAGGCTGCGGAACTATTCTGACATTGACAGGAGTTACGAATCGGACTAATCTCCCGGGACTCATGGAGAAGACGGGGGTTACGCCGGATACGATTTGTGAAGATTTGACCGAGGTTCAATCCTTGATTGTAAATTCACTGGAATCAGCTACCTAA
- a CDS encoding Fpg/Nei family DNA glycosylase yields MPELPEMDNYRIQLSNYVLDLPITNIVINREKSVNLEPDAFIDSLLGRQIIFIERRGKHLLFHLDNGRRLVLHLMLGGLLYLGSSDDRPDRNTQIEVSFGNGLVLYFIGLRLGYLHLRTAKEAEEQLSDLGPELLDRRMNEEKFITIFRKRRGSLKTALVNQEIVAGIGNCYADEISFAAGLRPSAKLQNLTEDDLSRLYQATRDVLIHATDAGGYMELPLTKDDQLTGGFNELCQVYDREGEKCNRCGDEIVKTEISGKKAFYSPGCQHER; encoded by the coding sequence ATGCCGGAACTGCCGGAAATGGATAATTATCGAATTCAACTATCCAACTATGTTTTGGATTTGCCTATAACTAATATTGTGATTAACCGGGAGAAGTCAGTTAATCTGGAACCGGATGCTTTTATAGATTCCTTGCTGGGGAGACAGATTATTTTTATTGAACGTCGTGGAAAGCACTTGCTGTTCCATCTGGATAATGGGCGGCGCCTCGTGCTGCATTTAATGCTTGGCGGACTTTTATACCTAGGCTCGTCGGATGATCGTCCTGACCGGAATACGCAAATTGAAGTTTCTTTTGGTAACGGTTTGGTGTTATATTTTATCGGGCTAAGGCTAGGTTACCTACACCTGCGTACGGCGAAGGAAGCGGAGGAACAGTTGTCGGATTTAGGACCAGAGCTGCTTGATCGAAGAATGAATGAAGAAAAGTTCATAACAATTTTTAGGAAGCGTCGTGGCAGTCTGAAGACAGCGCTGGTTAATCAGGAGATCGTTGCCGGGATTGGTAACTGCTATGCAGATGAGATCTCGTTTGCTGCCGGACTGCGTCCATCCGCCAAGCTGCAAAATTTGACCGAGGATGATCTGTCGAGGTTATACCAAGCAACCAGGGATGTGTTGATTCATGCTACCGACGCGGGAGGATACATGGAACTTCCGCTGACGAAGGATGATCAGCTTACAGGCGGATTTAATGAACTTTGTCAAGTGTATGATCGGGAAGGGGAGAAATGCAACCGCTGCGGGGATGAGATTGTGAAGACCGAGATTTCTGGTAAAAAGGCCTTCTATAGCCCGGGCTGTCAGCATGAGCGTTAA
- a CDS encoding deoxyribonuclease IV, which yields MSVNNPIVGGHLSIRGGYARAAQLAITSGAGAFQYFPKNPRSLTIKDFDRQDAERCRILCENYGIFTVAHAPYPSNLAVDMNAARAQFERTVNSLRNDLEIAEACGSMGIIVHFGIYKAGTPLQGYQNIIQCINHVLSGWKGKAKLIIENQAGDHGEMGMTLEELVQIRKLCHSPELIGFCLDTCHAFASGMWVGEHDDVFVSKASALDFWSGLTVIHLNDSKYPAYSRKDRHARIGDGYIGEGGFRKLLQLDEVQGIPCIFESEKDEEGTYREDMERVRRWVKA from the coding sequence ATGAGCGTTAATAATCCGATAGTAGGTGGACACCTCAGTATCCGGGGCGGGTATGCTAGAGCCGCGCAACTCGCTATTACTTCCGGCGCAGGCGCTTTTCAGTATTTTCCCAAAAATCCTAGAAGCTTGACGATCAAGGATTTTGACCGTCAAGATGCGGAACGCTGCCGGATACTATGCGAGAACTATGGTATTTTTACTGTCGCTCATGCACCTTATCCGAGTAATTTGGCGGTGGATATGAATGCAGCCCGCGCACAGTTTGAACGAACTGTGAACTCACTGCGAAATGATCTAGAAATTGCAGAGGCCTGCGGATCTATGGGGATAATTGTTCATTTTGGCATATATAAGGCTGGAACCCCCTTACAAGGTTACCAAAATATTATACAATGTATAAATCATGTGCTCTCCGGCTGGAAAGGCAAAGCTAAGTTGATTATTGAGAATCAGGCTGGTGACCATGGAGAAATGGGTATGACCCTGGAAGAGCTGGTTCAAATTCGCAAGCTATGCCATTCCCCTGAACTTATCGGCTTCTGTCTCGACACGTGTCATGCCTTTGCTTCGGGGATGTGGGTTGGCGAACATGACGATGTATTTGTAAGCAAAGCATCGGCATTGGACTTTTGGAGCGGCTTAACCGTGATTCATTTGAATGATTCGAAATATCCGGCCTATTCCCGTAAAGATCGTCATGCTCGCATAGGTGATGGTTATATTGGAGAGGGAGGCTTTCGCAAGCTGCTTCAGCTGGATGAGGTACAAGGAATACCATGCATATTTGAAAGTGAGAAAGACGAAGAGGGAACCTATAGAGAAGATATGGAACGGGTGAGGCGGTGGGTGAAAGCCTAG
- a CDS encoding cyclic-phosphate processing receiver domain-containing protein, giving the protein MHVYMDDLRRCPIGFTLVRTVDECIELLRISEVDILSLDYDMGPGEKTGAEVASAIAREGLYPREIFLHTSSIAGKKSMYEILHQNKPESVILHNGPIPFDRLDEIESLTRRSARK; this is encoded by the coding sequence ATTCATGTATATATGGATGATTTGCGGCGTTGTCCCATAGGATTTACTTTAGTAAGGACCGTCGATGAATGTATAGAGCTTCTGCGAATTTCCGAAGTCGATATCCTGTCCCTAGATTATGATATGGGCCCAGGAGAAAAGACGGGAGCGGAAGTGGCTTCAGCAATTGCGAGAGAAGGATTATATCCTAGAGAGATTTTTTTACACACTTCGAGTATAGCAGGTAAGAAAAGCATGTACGAAATATTGCATCAGAACAAGCCAGAGAGCGTAATTCTGCATAACGGACCGATTCCATTTGACCGCCTGGATGAAATTGAGAGTTTGACCAGAAGAAGCGCACGTAAATAA
- a CDS encoding SAM-dependent methyltransferase, whose amino-acid sequence MEQSKTGDKLDVVSHWICSTNHGFAPYAQEELRRMFGAVKSSVIIPGEVLRVTLQEEVGQVIDGLLSKTPIFLRHLFPIEWEWSVLEQGEFAEGIDALTAFVLSDPRLLNASKVAIQPRKSEQSLWNSTAAGLKELLQDKFCELNAEFVVRDAEYIVSVFVDKEKLYAGISRPEQNLSDWSGGAVRFQREEGQISRAKFKLLEAELTFGIDFTAFREALDIGAAPGGWTSFLLERGLKVTAIDPAKMHPSLKNHPQLTVIRKNAGEVKLREEQFDLLVCDMSWSPKLTAKLVSELLYSLLPGGTAIVTVKLLSKKPMALIQEVIETFHQSRMQVQRAKQLFHNRDEITLYMIKY is encoded by the coding sequence ATGGAACAAAGTAAAACAGGCGACAAGTTAGATGTGGTTAGCCATTGGATTTGTTCAACGAATCATGGCTTTGCGCCGTATGCTCAAGAAGAGCTGCGGAGAATGTTCGGTGCTGTGAAGAGTTCAGTCATCATTCCCGGCGAGGTGCTGCGAGTGACCTTGCAGGAAGAGGTGGGGCAGGTTATCGATGGGCTATTAAGCAAGACGCCTATCTTTTTGCGGCATCTTTTCCCTATCGAATGGGAATGGAGCGTGTTGGAACAAGGGGAATTTGCAGAGGGGATCGATGCTTTGACGGCTTTTGTATTATCTGATCCGAGACTGCTGAATGCAAGTAAAGTAGCTATCCAGCCTAGAAAGTCTGAGCAATCCTTATGGAATAGCACTGCGGCGGGGTTGAAGGAGCTGCTCCAAGACAAATTTTGTGAGCTGAATGCTGAGTTTGTCGTTCGCGATGCGGAATATATCGTTTCTGTATTTGTGGATAAAGAAAAACTCTATGCGGGAATATCTAGACCTGAGCAGAATTTATCCGACTGGAGTGGCGGAGCTGTACGTTTCCAGCGTGAGGAAGGGCAAATCTCCAGAGCGAAATTCAAGCTGCTGGAGGCTGAGCTGACTTTCGGCATCGATTTTACAGCGTTCCGCGAAGCGTTGGATATCGGTGCAGCTCCTGGCGGGTGGACATCATTCTTGCTGGAGCGAGGTCTTAAAGTAACGGCAATAGATCCGGCGAAGATGCATCCCTCTCTAAAGAATCATCCGCAACTTACAGTAATAAGAAAAAATGCTGGAGAGGTGAAGCTTCGGGAGGAGCAATTTGATTTACTTGTCTGTGATATGAGCTGGAGCCCGAAATTAACGGCAAAGCTGGTCAGTGAATTGCTTTATTCGTTGCTCCCTGGTGGAACGGCTATCGTGACCGTGAAGCTGTTGAGTAAGAAGCCGATGGCGCTTATCCAAGAAGTGATCGAGACGTTTCACCAGTCACGAATGCAGGTACAGCGGGCAAAGCAGCTTTTTCATAATCGGGATGAGATTACGTTATATATGATTAAATATTAA